A DNA window from Micromonospora sp. NBC_01739 contains the following coding sequences:
- a CDS encoding 1-acyl-sn-glycerol-3-phosphate acyltransferase produces the protein MPLPPRWLRRLVLAPGLVLLAVLLVVTVPLWALLALVASPFVPGRLRPLRLLWLGLLYLLWDAAALICLFALWVAAGFGTRVHTPAFQRAHYVLAGWFLRVFFWQARWTLRLNIEVVGTDPDTALPGRPELVVSRHAGPGDSFILIHALVNWFQREPRIVLKDTLQWDPAIDVLLNRLPSRFIAPGRDGRGSVSEQVGHLATGLDDDDAFVIFPEGGNFTPRRRVRAIERLRDLGHHRMARKAEAMRHVLAPQPGGLLAALDAAPDAGVIFVAHTGLDKMLTVADVWRELPMDKQLLMRFWSVPPEEIPSERQQRIDWLYDWWSRIDEWVAANRDGAA, from the coding sequence ATGCCGCTTCCGCCCAGGTGGCTGCGTCGGTTGGTGCTGGCGCCCGGCCTGGTGCTGCTGGCCGTGCTGCTGGTGGTCACGGTGCCCCTCTGGGCCCTGCTGGCCCTGGTCGCCTCGCCGTTCGTACCCGGACGGTTGCGTCCGCTGCGACTGCTCTGGCTGGGCCTGCTCTACCTGCTCTGGGACGCGGCCGCGCTGATCTGCCTGTTCGCCCTCTGGGTGGCGGCCGGGTTCGGCACCCGGGTGCACACCCCGGCCTTCCAGCGTGCCCACTACGTGTTGGCGGGCTGGTTCCTGCGGGTGTTCTTCTGGCAGGCCCGGTGGACGCTGCGGCTGAACATCGAGGTGGTCGGCACCGACCCGGACACCGCCCTGCCGGGCCGTCCGGAGCTGGTGGTCAGTCGGCACGCCGGGCCGGGTGACTCGTTCATCCTGATCCACGCCCTGGTGAACTGGTTCCAGCGGGAGCCACGGATCGTCCTCAAGGACACCCTCCAGTGGGATCCGGCGATCGACGTGCTGCTCAACCGGCTGCCGAGTCGCTTCATCGCACCCGGCCGCGACGGTCGGGGGTCGGTCAGCGAGCAGGTCGGGCACCTGGCCACCGGGCTGGACGACGACGACGCCTTCGTGATCTTCCCCGAGGGGGGCAACTTCACCCCCAGACGCCGGGTGCGGGCCATCGAGCGGCTGCGGGACCTGGGGCACCATCGGATGGCGCGCAAGGCCGAGGCCATGCGGCACGTACTCGCCCCGCAGCCCGGTGGACTGCTGGCGGCACTGGACGCCGCCCCGGACGCCGGGGTGATCTTCGTGGCGCACACCGGTCTGGACAAGATGCTCACGGTCGCCGACGTGTGGCGGGAACTGCCGATGGACAAGCAACTGCTGATGCGGTTCTGGTCGGTGCCGCCGGAGGAGATCCCGAGCGAGCGGCAGCAACGCATCGACTGGTTGTACGACTGGTGGAGTCGAATTGACGAGTGGGTCGCCGCGAACCGCGACGGCGCCGCGTAG